The Streptomyces seoulensis genome contains a region encoding:
- a CDS encoding SCO4226 family nickel-binding protein, which produces MTKFMDVHHGMEGITADELARAHQADLDIEQDEDMHFEAAWADPESGTVYCLSEAPSAEAVQRIHERAGHKPDEVHAVPLHI; this is translated from the coding sequence ATGACCAAGTTCATGGACGTCCACCACGGCATGGAAGGCATCACGGCCGACGAGCTGGCGCGGGCCCACCAGGCCGACCTCGACATCGAGCAGGACGAGGACATGCACTTCGAGGCCGCCTGGGCGGACCCGGAGTCCGGCACGGTCTACTGCCTGTCCGAGGCCCCGTCGGCCGAGGCGGTCCAGCGCATCCACGAGCGCGCCGGACACAAACCGGACGAGGTGCACGCGGTACCGCTCCACATCTGA
- a CDS encoding DUF6234 family protein: MTESLPAPRRRLPWSRRTRLGVDLAFAIPLFLLETAWVVLDAIYGVGLEVWAAQGDQARIDAAHLAFMDRLQVLRIVVVVLIVLAAVFRARWTAIAHLLIALLLGGVLGAEQHDWEKSHATPGCVRYSANC; the protein is encoded by the coding sequence ATGACCGAATCCCTTCCGGCTCCGAGACGCCGGCTCCCCTGGTCGCGCAGGACACGCCTGGGCGTGGACCTCGCCTTCGCGATTCCGCTGTTCCTGCTGGAGACCGCCTGGGTGGTACTGGACGCGATATACGGCGTCGGCCTCGAGGTATGGGCGGCGCAGGGCGACCAGGCTCGGATCGACGCGGCCCATCTCGCGTTCATGGACCGGCTGCAGGTGCTGCGGATCGTGGTGGTCGTCCTGATCGTCCTCGCGGCGGTCTTCCGCGCCCGCTGGACGGCGATCGCCCACCTGCTGATCGCCCTTCTGCTGGGCGGCGTACTGGGGGCCGAGCAGCACGACTGGGAGAAGAGCCACGCGACACCGGGGTGTGTCCGGTACAGCGCGAACTGCTGA
- the phoU gene encoding phosphate signaling complex protein PhoU: MRDAYHEELDSIGDGLVEMARLVGSAIGRATTAILDADLKLAESVIEADQRVDELQHDLEARAIALLARQQPVATDLRIVVTSLRMSADLERSGDLAQHVAKLTRLRFPERAVPQDLHATILEMGQLAQRLMAKAAEVIITKDVDLALQLEQDDDEMDLLHRTLFQHLIDDRWKHGIETAVDVTLLGRYYERYADHAVAVAKRVVYLVTGEHADEIQQEGTGA, from the coding sequence ATGCGGGACGCGTACCACGAGGAACTGGACTCGATCGGCGACGGTCTGGTGGAGATGGCCCGGCTGGTCGGCTCCGCCATCGGACGCGCCACCACCGCCATCCTGGACGCCGACCTGAAGCTGGCCGAGAGCGTGATCGAGGCCGACCAGCGGGTCGACGAGCTCCAGCACGACCTGGAGGCGCGCGCGATAGCCCTGCTGGCGCGCCAGCAGCCGGTGGCGACGGACCTGCGCATCGTCGTCACCTCGCTCCGGATGTCGGCCGACCTGGAGCGCTCGGGCGACCTCGCCCAGCACGTCGCCAAGCTGACCCGGCTGCGGTTCCCCGAGCGGGCGGTCCCCCAGGACCTGCACGCGACCATCCTGGAGATGGGCCAGCTCGCGCAGCGCCTCATGGCGAAGGCGGCGGAGGTCATCATCACCAAGGACGTCGACCTCGCGCTCCAGTTGGAGCAGGACGACGACGAGATGGACCTCCTCCACCGCACCCTCTTCCAGCACCTCATCGACGACCGCTGGAAGCACGGCATCGAGACGGCGGTCGACGTCACCCTGCTGGGCCGCTACTACGAGCGGTACGCGGACCACGCGGTCGCTGTCGCGAAGCGGGTGGTGTACCTGGTGACGGGCGAGCACGCGGACGAGATCCAGCAGGAGGGGACGGGGGCCTGA
- a CDS encoding sensor histidine kinase: MDVNAAVAAVAAIGGVLTGVIAMLAFRWSERDQKRPTRTSLHTDAVLPPGVDTVLSVLRSSAVVLDEADAVVKASSAAYALGLVRGGKLAVEPMLQMARDTRRDGEIRQVELDLPRRGTGRGEALAVSARVAPLGSRLVLLLVEDLTEARRIEAVRRDFVANVSHELKTPVGALSLLSEAVMDASDEPDAVQRFAGRMQIEATRLTNLVQELIDLSRVQNDDPLEDAEPVRVDELVAEAVDRCRHQAGTKQINMATAIQDPARPDRGRAGLHVWGNRGQLAAALGNLVENAVNYSPAHTRVGISARRISAPGGDLIELAVTDQGIGISDKDKERIFERFYRVDPARSRATGGTGLGLAIVKHVVASHGGEVTVWSAEGQGSTFTLRLPEAGVARDRAARHPELDESGPADPSPYAPLPSPEVLP; encoded by the coding sequence ATGGACGTGAACGCGGCGGTCGCCGCAGTGGCGGCGATCGGTGGTGTGCTCACCGGTGTCATCGCCATGCTGGCGTTCCGCTGGAGCGAACGCGACCAGAAGCGCCCCACCCGTACCTCCCTGCACACCGACGCGGTGCTCCCGCCGGGTGTGGACACCGTGCTGTCGGTGCTCCGCTCCTCCGCGGTCGTCCTGGACGAGGCTGACGCCGTGGTCAAGGCCAGCTCCGCCGCGTACGCCCTCGGACTCGTCCGGGGCGGCAAGCTCGCCGTGGAGCCGATGCTCCAGATGGCCCGCGACACGCGGCGCGACGGGGAGATACGCCAGGTCGAGCTGGACCTGCCCCGGCGCGGCACCGGACGGGGCGAGGCCCTGGCGGTGTCCGCCCGCGTGGCCCCGCTCGGCTCCCGGCTGGTGCTGCTGCTGGTCGAGGACCTGACCGAGGCCCGCCGCATCGAGGCGGTCCGCCGTGACTTCGTGGCCAATGTGAGCCACGAGCTGAAGACCCCCGTGGGCGCCCTCTCCCTGCTCTCCGAGGCTGTCATGGACGCCTCCGACGAGCCCGACGCGGTCCAGCGCTTCGCCGGGCGGATGCAGATCGAGGCGACCCGGCTGACCAACCTGGTCCAGGAGCTGATCGACCTCTCGCGGGTGCAGAACGACGACCCGCTGGAGGACGCCGAGCCGGTACGCGTGGACGAACTGGTCGCCGAGGCCGTCGACCGCTGCCGCCACCAGGCCGGCACGAAGCAGATCAACATGGCCACCGCCATCCAGGACCCGGCGCGGCCCGACCGGGGGCGCGCCGGGCTGCACGTCTGGGGCAACCGCGGCCAGCTCGCCGCCGCCCTGGGCAACCTGGTCGAGAACGCCGTCAACTACTCCCCGGCCCACACCCGCGTCGGTATCTCCGCCCGCCGGATCTCCGCCCCCGGCGGAGATCTGATCGAGCTGGCCGTCACCGACCAGGGCATCGGCATCTCCGACAAGGACAAGGAGCGCATCTTCGAGCGCTTCTACCGCGTCGACCCCGCCCGCTCCCGCGCCACCGGCGGCACCGGCCTCGGCCTCGCCATCGTCAAGCACGTTGTCGCCTCGCACGGCGGCGAGGTCACGGTCTGGAGCGCCGAGGGCCAGGGCTCCACCTTCACCCTGCGGCTGCCGGAGGCGGGCGTAGCCCGCGACCGCGCGGCCAGGCACCCGGAACTCGACGAGTCCGGTCCCGCCGATCCGTCCCCGTACGCTCCGCTTCCCTCCCCGGAGGTCCTTCCGTGA
- a CDS encoding response regulator transcription factor, whose amino-acid sequence MTRVLVVEDEESFSDALSYMLRKEGFEVAVAATGPDGLDEFERNGADLVLLDLMLPGLPGTEVCRQLRGRSNVPVIMVTAKDSEIDKVVGLEIGADDYVTKPFSSRELVARIRAVLRRRGEPEEVTPAALEAGPVRMDVDRHVVTVSGAKVDLPLKEFDLLEMLLRNAGRVLTRMQLIDRVWGADYVGDTKTLDVHVKRLRAKIEPDPGAPRYLVTVRGLGYKFEP is encoded by the coding sequence GTGACCCGAGTGCTCGTCGTCGAGGACGAGGAGTCCTTCTCCGACGCCCTGTCGTACATGCTGCGCAAGGAGGGTTTCGAGGTCGCCGTCGCCGCGACCGGCCCCGACGGCCTGGACGAGTTCGAGCGCAACGGCGCCGACCTGGTCCTGCTCGACCTGATGCTGCCGGGGCTGCCCGGCACCGAGGTGTGCCGCCAGCTACGCGGCCGCTCCAACGTCCCGGTGATCATGGTGACCGCCAAGGACAGCGAGATCGACAAGGTCGTCGGGCTGGAGATAGGGGCCGACGACTACGTGACCAAGCCCTTCTCCTCGCGCGAACTGGTCGCGCGTATCCGGGCCGTGCTGCGCAGGCGCGGCGAGCCGGAGGAGGTCACCCCGGCCGCGCTGGAGGCGGGCCCCGTTCGGATGGACGTCGACCGCCATGTGGTGACGGTGTCCGGGGCCAAGGTCGACCTGCCGCTGAAGGAGTTCGACCTGCTGGAGATGCTGCTGCGCAACGCGGGCCGGGTGCTGACCCGGATGCAGCTCATCGACCGGGTGTGGGGCGCCGACTACGTGGGCGACACCAAGACCCTCGACGTCCATGTGAAGCGGCTGCGCGCCAAGATCGAGCCCGACCCGGGCGCCCCGCGCTATCTGGTGACGGTGCGCGGGCTGGGATACAAGTTCGAGCCGTAG
- a CDS encoding DUF461 domain-containing protein — MSSSLRRGALAASAIAFSIASLAACGAGNNAQTLEIRPDNAATHVGAIKVQNALVITQPDAKASGPAAVAATLFNDGATDQTLQSIAVAGSDEKVELKPAKGQKLTVPAHGRLVIGGKDNASAILANGRESVQNGNAQKVTFTFSKTGAVSLRAFVVPATSYFTGWGPSEVPSAPAAATSSPSGSPSASGSPEDGKASSSASAPGASPSDSASQSAAGH; from the coding sequence GTGAGCAGCAGCCTTCGACGCGGCGCCCTCGCCGCATCCGCCATCGCGTTCTCGATCGCCTCGCTCGCCGCCTGCGGCGCCGGCAACAACGCCCAGACCCTGGAGATCCGGCCGGACAACGCCGCGACCCATGTCGGGGCCATCAAGGTGCAGAACGCCCTGGTCATCACCCAGCCCGACGCCAAGGCCAGCGGCCCGGCCGCCGTCGCCGCCACGCTGTTCAACGACGGCGCGACCGACCAGACCCTCCAGTCGATCGCCGTCGCGGGCAGCGACGAGAAGGTCGAGCTGAAGCCCGCCAAGGGACAGAAGCTGACCGTCCCGGCGCACGGCCGGCTGGTCATCGGCGGCAAGGACAACGCCTCCGCCATCCTGGCCAACGGCCGCGAGTCGGTCCAGAACGGCAACGCGCAGAAGGTGACCTTCACCTTCAGCAAGACCGGTGCGGTCAGCCTGCGCGCCTTCGTCGTGCCCGCGACCAGCTACTTCACCGGCTGGGGTCCGAGCGAGGTGCCGTCCGCGCCGGCCGCCGCGACCTCCTCGCCGTCGGGCAGCCCGTCCGCGAGCGGCAGTCCGGAGGACGGCAAGGCGAGCTCCTCCGCCTCCGCGCCGGGCGCCTCCCCGAGCGACTCCGCGTCGCAGTCGGCCGCGGGGCACTGA
- a CDS encoding CarD family transcriptional regulator, translated as MTFKVGDTVVYPHHGAALIEAIETRQIKGVDKTYLVLKVAQGDLTVRVPADNAEFVGVRDVVGQDGLDRVFEVLRAPYAEEPTNWSRRYKANLEKLASGDVIKVAEVVRDLWRRERERGLSAGEKRMLAKARQILVSELALAENTNEDKAEALLDEVLAS; from the coding sequence ATGACGTTCAAGGTTGGCGACACCGTGGTCTATCCCCATCACGGGGCCGCGCTGATCGAGGCTATCGAAACTCGTCAGATCAAAGGCGTGGACAAGACCTACTTGGTGCTGAAGGTCGCCCAGGGCGACCTGACGGTACGTGTGCCAGCGGACAATGCGGAGTTCGTCGGCGTGCGTGATGTGGTCGGTCAGGACGGGCTGGACCGGGTCTTCGAGGTGCTGCGTGCGCCGTACGCCGAGGAGCCCACGAACTGGTCGCGCCGCTACAAGGCAAATCTGGAGAAGCTCGCGTCCGGCGATGTCATCAAGGTCGCGGAAGTCGTGCGTGACCTGTGGCGTCGTGAGCGCGAGCGCGGACTCTCCGCCGGTGAGAAGCGCATGCTCGCCAAGGCCCGCCAGATCCTGGTGAGCGAGCTGGCTCTCGCGGAGAACACCAACGAGGACAAGGCCGAGGCGCTGCTCGACGAGGTACTCGCCTCCTGA
- the ispD gene encoding 2-C-methyl-D-erythritol 4-phosphate cytidylyltransferase: protein MSDETRPAPAEPRQDSRVAAVIPAAGRGVRLGPGAPKALRALNGTPMLIHAIRALAASRHVSLVVVVAPPDGAAEVKSLLDAHALPERTDFLVVPGGESRQESVRLGLDALPPAYDVVLVHDAARPLVPVDTVDAVVEAVRDGAPAVVPALPLADTVKEVEPAGTPGEPEPVLGTPARARLRAVQTPQGFDRATLVRAHETVTEDVTDDASMVEQLGERVVTVPGHEEAFKVTRPLDLVLAEAVLNRRRLNDGF, encoded by the coding sequence ATGTCTGACGAAACGCGCCCCGCGCCCGCCGAGCCGCGCCAGGACAGCCGTGTAGCCGCCGTGATTCCCGCCGCCGGCCGGGGCGTACGCCTCGGTCCGGGCGCCCCCAAGGCGCTCCGCGCGCTGAACGGCACGCCCATGCTGATCCACGCGATCCGCGCCCTGGCCGCCTCCCGGCACGTCTCCCTGGTGGTCGTCGTGGCCCCGCCGGACGGCGCCGCCGAGGTCAAGTCGCTGCTGGACGCGCACGCGCTGCCCGAGCGCACGGACTTCCTGGTCGTCCCCGGCGGGGAGAGCCGCCAGGAGTCGGTCCGCCTCGGCCTCGACGCCCTGCCTCCCGCCTACGACGTCGTCCTCGTGCACGACGCGGCCCGCCCCCTCGTCCCCGTCGACACGGTGGACGCGGTCGTCGAGGCGGTGCGCGACGGCGCCCCGGCCGTGGTGCCGGCGCTGCCGCTGGCCGACACGGTCAAGGAGGTCGAGCCCGCGGGCACCCCCGGCGAGCCCGAGCCGGTGCTCGGCACGCCCGCGCGGGCCCGGCTGCGCGCCGTGCAGACCCCGCAGGGCTTCGACCGGGCCACCCTGGTCCGCGCCCACGAGACCGTCACCGAGGACGTCACCGACGACGCGAGCATGGTCGAGCAGCTCGGGGAGCGGGTCGTGACCGTGCCCGGTCACGAGGAGGCGTTCAAGGTCACCCGGCCCCTCGACCTCGTCCTCGCGGAGGCGGTCCTGAACCGCAGGAGGCTCAACGATGGCTTCTGA
- the ispF gene encoding 2-C-methyl-D-erythritol 2,4-cyclodiphosphate synthase, with translation MASEIPALPQVGIGTDIHAFEDGRELWCAGLKWEDSGPGLAGHSDADVVAHAACNALFSAAGLGDLGQHFGTGRPEWSGASGVTLLTEAARIVRAAGFVIGNVAVQVVGPRPKIGKRRDEAQRILTAAAGAPVSVSGATTDGLGFPGRDEGLMAVATALVLRVS, from the coding sequence ATGGCTTCTGAGATCCCCGCCCTGCCCCAGGTCGGCATCGGCACGGACATCCACGCCTTCGAGGACGGCCGCGAGCTGTGGTGCGCCGGGCTCAAGTGGGAGGACTCGGGACCGGGCCTGGCCGGGCACTCCGACGCCGACGTGGTCGCCCACGCCGCCTGCAACGCGCTGTTCTCCGCCGCCGGACTCGGTGACCTCGGTCAGCACTTCGGTACCGGCCGGCCCGAGTGGTCCGGCGCGTCCGGGGTCACCCTGCTCACCGAGGCCGCCCGGATCGTGCGCGCGGCGGGCTTCGTCATCGGCAACGTCGCCGTGCAGGTCGTCGGCCCCCGCCCCAAGATCGGCAAGCGCCGGGACGAGGCGCAGCGGATCCTCACCGCCGCCGCCGGGGCACCGGTGTCGGTGTCCGGCGCGACCACCGACGGGCTGGGCTTCCCCGGCCGCGACGAGGGGCTGATGGCGGTCGCCACGGCGTTGGTGCTGCGCGTGTCGTAG
- a CDS encoding PPOX class F420-dependent oxidoreductase — protein MSAALSDRLKSLLDTRVFIVVGTVQPDGSPQMSPVWVKRDGDDVLVSTTVDRRKEKNLRRDPRVTVVVVDPENPYEYAEIRGTAEMTTEGGQALIDELSLKYTGKKYAEFNPASANDAERVVVRITPRKVVGSL, from the coding sequence ATGTCCGCAGCCCTGTCCGACCGGCTCAAGTCCCTGCTGGACACCCGCGTGTTCATCGTCGTGGGCACCGTCCAGCCCGACGGCAGCCCGCAGATGTCACCGGTGTGGGTGAAGCGGGACGGGGACGACGTCCTCGTCTCCACCACGGTCGACCGGCGCAAGGAGAAGAACCTCAGGCGCGACCCGCGGGTCACCGTCGTCGTCGTGGACCCGGAGAACCCCTACGAGTACGCCGAGATCCGCGGCACCGCCGAGATGACCACCGAGGGCGGCCAGGCACTCATCGACGAGCTGTCGCTGAAGTACACCGGCAAGAAGTACGCGGAGTTCAACCCGGCCTCCGCGAACGACGCCGAGCGTGTCGTCGTGCGGATCACCCCGCGCAAGGTGGTCGGCAGCCTCTAG